The bacterium genomic sequence GGATGATCGAGGTGGAGAGCTGGAAGTAGTCGAAATATACGCGGCAAAAGGTCTCGCCCACGCGCTTTCCCTCGTCGTAGCAGGCCCGCGGCCCCAGGGTGGAGACGTTGCCCCGGTAGTCTTCATTCGTCGGGACGAAATTCCGATCGGGGTCGCCGTAGATTTCGCTTGAGCTGAAAAAGACGAGGCGTGCTCCTTTCTCTCGGGCCAGATCGAGCATGTTGCGCGTGCCGTGCGTCGCCACCTCCAGCGTTTCGACGGGGTACTTGCGGTAGTAGTAGGGGCTCGCGATGCCGGCGGCGTGCATGACGTAGTGCACCGGTTCATCGATGGAGAGGGGCTGGATCACATTGTGCTCGATGAAATGATCGGCCGGGGCGTCCTGGGATTCCGTGCGGCCATCTCCGGCCGTGATGAGGTTGTCCACGGCGATCACGCGGCAGGGTTTCTGAAAAACCTCCCGGTTCATCCGGTGGAAAACCGCCGTGAAGTAGCGCCCGAGAAAGCCCCTTCCTCCCGTCAGCAGGATGGTTTTTCCCTCGAAAGCCCGCGCCGCCTCGCCGAGGTGTTCGATGATCTCTTTGATGTCGCTGTCCAGGTAGAGTTTGTCCATCGTCTATATCACCTGCAGTTGGGGGAGCGGAACAATGAAGTGGCCGCCCGAATCGAGAAATTTCCGGTGCCGCTCGATGATGGAATCAGCAAAATTCCAGGCCAGCACTACCACATAATCCGGTTTTTTTTCGTAAATCGCCGAAGAGGGAAGAACGGGGATGTGAAGCCCCGGGGTGAAGAGCCCCTGCTTCAGCGGACTGTCGTCCACGATGAAATCGATCGTTTCTGGGCCCAGCTCGAAATGATACATCAGGGTGGTCAGTTTCGCCGGGGCGCCGAAACCCGCGATCTTCTTTCCCTCGGAGAGAAATCCGTCCAGGAGGGAGCGCAGCTCTTCTTTCCGCGCCTCGATTCTCCGCCCGAATTCGCGGAACGTTTCTGCTTCCGCGAGGCCGAGGTTCTTCTCGTGCCGGATGCGCTCGCCGACCGATGCCCCGATGGCGTGCGTACCGCCGGCTCGCTGGGCGGCGCCGCGGAGCGAGCCGCCGTGGGTGTCGATGCGGAGGGCCTCGATCAGCTCCATCCCGTGCAGCGGAAAGAAATTCCGCAGCGGTGCGGCGCTGTGGTAGGCCAGATGTTCGTGGTAGGTCATGTCGAAAAGAATGTTCTCATAGACATCCGCCAGGTAGGACACCTCAAAAGTGAAGACCCCGCCCGGGGCGAGAAGGGAGCGGACGCCCTCGGCGATGCCGGCCAGATCGTCGGCATGGGCGAAAACGTTGTTTGCCGCGATGAGGGCGGCTTTCCCCTTTTCCTCCCGGATGCGCGCCGCCAGCTCCGGCGTGAAAAACGCCGGGATGGTCTCGATTCCCTCCGCGCTGGCCTTCTCGGCGATGGCGGTAGCCGGGTCCACCCCCAAGGTGCGCATGCCGGCCGCCTGGAAAAACCGGAGGAAGGAGCCGTCGTTGCTCCCGATGTCCACGACGAGGTCGCCGGGCTTCAGGCCCCAGGCGCCGATGGCCCACTCGGCGTAGCGGCGGAAGTGTTCGACGAAAACGGGAGATGTCCCCGAGACGTAGACATAATTCCGGAAGAGTATTTCCGGGTCCACCACATCGAGCAGCTGCAGGTGTCCGCAGGTGCGGCACAGGAACAAATCGAGCGGAAAGCACGCCTGGGGGCTCGTGCGCTCCGCCGCCGTAACGAATGCGTTGGCGGGCGGCGTGGGCCGGAGCGAGAGTACTTCATCGAGCGCACCTCCGGCGCACAGCCGGCAATTGTCGCGGCGGTAAATCGGGGATGCCTGGGAAGCGGTCATGCGGGTCCTTCGATCAGGCGAATCCGGACGAGATCGGATTCGTAGGCTTCATGGTCGCGGGCGTTTCTCGAGAGCGTCAGGAAAAGGGTGTCCTCCGTGAACCGCATGGCGTGCTCCACCATGGGGGGCGTGAAGAAAAGCTCGCCCTCTTTGACGATGATTTTCTCCGGCGGTGTCTCGTCCCCCACCGGCCGGTGGAAGTACTCGATCTCGCCCTTGATGACGTAGCAGTAGTGCCAGTCGGTCTTGTGGTAGTGGTTGGCGCGGATGGAACCCTTCCTGGATTCGATCATGACGGCCATCCGCATGGGTGCTTCGATCAGGTTTTGGATGACGCCCCGATCGTCCACGAACGGCTTCTCGAGGGGGATGATTACTTCCTTCGGCCAATTTTCTTTTTCGTCCGTTTGCTGCTCATTCATTTCGCGGATTCCCCAGAAAAAAGGTTGCGCGTGTGCGGAATGATTTGCCAAAAAAGGGCGCTAGGAGGAGGTGGCTTCCTCGAAAACTTCCACAAGGC encodes the following:
- a CDS encoding NAD-dependent epimerase/dehydratase family protein, which encodes MDKLYLDSDIKEIIEHLGEAARAFEGKTILLTGGRGFLGRYFTAVFHRMNREVFQKPCRVIAVDNLITAGDGRTESQDAPADHFIEHNVIQPLSIDEPVHYVMHAAGIASPYYYRKYPVETLEVATHGTRNMLDLAREKGARLVFFSSSEIYGDPDRNFVPTNEDYRGNVSTLGPRACYDEGKRVGETFCRVYFDYFQLSTSIIRPFNVYGPGMGEHDYRVLPNFANRIAGGQPLRIYGTGRQTRTFCYVTDAVAGFLRVLAMGHPGEAYNIGNPDPEVSMLDLVEHIRKALQRPVELERVPYPESYPPDEPQRRCPDISKAQAHLGYAPQVDLAEGLRRFFSWTGQVYTGD
- a CDS encoding class I SAM-dependent methyltransferase, which produces MTASQASPIYRRDNCRLCAGGALDEVLSLRPTPPANAFVTAAERTSPQACFPLDLFLCRTCGHLQLLDVVDPEILFRNYVYVSGTSPVFVEHFRRYAEWAIGAWGLKPGDLVVDIGSNDGSFLRFFQAAGMRTLGVDPATAIAEKASAEGIETIPAFFTPELAARIREEKGKAALIAANNVFAHADDLAGIAEGVRSLLAPGGVFTFEVSYLADVYENILFDMTYHEHLAYHSAAPLRNFFPLHGMELIEALRIDTHGGSLRGAAQRAGGTHAIGASVGERIRHEKNLGLAEAETFREFGRRIEARKEELRSLLDGFLSEGKKIAGFGAPAKLTTLMYHFELGPETIDFIVDDSPLKQGLFTPGLHIPVLPSSAIYEKKPDYVVVLAWNFADSIIERHRKFLDSGGHFIVPLPQLQVI
- a CDS encoding cupin domain-containing protein; its protein translation is MNEQQTDEKENWPKEVIIPLEKPFVDDRGVIQNLIEAPMRMAVMIESRKGSIRANHYHKTDWHYCYVIKGEIEYFHRPVGDETPPEKIIVKEGELFFTPPMVEHAMRFTEDTLFLTLSRNARDHEAYESDLVRIRLIEGPA